The following coding sequences are from one Granulicella arctica window:
- a CDS encoding sugar MFS transporter: MAVLSTNSQVNTAGNPTATNTAALSMVTTLFFVWGFLTSLNDILIPHLKSIFDLNFAQAMLVQSAFFASYFVFATPSGKLVEIIGYKKTMVTGLLVMALGAVLFIPAAAAPSYPLFLGALIVLAAGITTLQVSANPYVSVLGPERTASSRLNLAQAFNSLGTTLAPFFGSILILSAAPKTMEQVRAMSATALRIYRVHEASSVKMPYLYIALALVLLGLSVAIFKLPRIEQTQDFRPGAGHSGDSIWKYKHTVLGAIGIFVYVGAEVSIGSFLVNYFTQPDTGGLTVQVAAKLVSLYWMGAMIGRFIGSAILTLIRPGKLLGIVAVLATLLVLTSMLTYGHVAVWSILLVGLCNSIMFPTIFTLGIAELGPLTGKGSGLLVAAIVGGAIIPVAEGVLADHIGIHHAFILPILCYLFIVYYGYRGSKPTRTA, encoded by the coding sequence ATGGCCGTACTCAGCACGAATTCCCAGGTGAACACCGCCGGTAACCCGACGGCAACCAACACCGCCGCACTGTCGATGGTGACAACGCTCTTCTTCGTTTGGGGATTCCTGACCTCTCTGAACGACATCCTTATCCCCCATCTGAAGTCGATCTTTGACCTCAACTTCGCTCAGGCCATGCTGGTCCAGTCTGCCTTTTTCGCGTCGTACTTCGTCTTTGCTACGCCGTCAGGCAAGCTGGTCGAGATCATTGGCTACAAAAAGACGATGGTGACCGGGCTCCTCGTGATGGCGCTCGGAGCGGTTTTGTTTATTCCCGCCGCTGCTGCTCCGTCGTATCCACTGTTTCTCGGCGCGCTGATTGTGTTAGCTGCGGGCATTACCACGCTTCAGGTTTCGGCCAATCCTTATGTGTCCGTACTCGGCCCGGAGCGCACAGCGTCTAGTAGATTAAATCTTGCGCAGGCCTTCAACTCGCTTGGTACGACGCTGGCACCGTTCTTCGGCAGCATCCTCATTCTGAGTGCAGCGCCGAAGACAATGGAGCAAGTCCGAGCGATGTCCGCCACCGCATTGCGGATCTACCGTGTGCATGAGGCATCTTCGGTCAAGATGCCTTATCTCTACATCGCCCTCGCTTTGGTCTTGCTCGGACTTTCGGTTGCCATCTTCAAGCTGCCTCGGATCGAGCAGACGCAGGACTTTCGTCCTGGTGCCGGACACAGCGGCGACAGCATCTGGAAGTACAAACACACAGTGCTTGGAGCGATCGGCATCTTCGTTTATGTCGGGGCCGAGGTCTCGATCGGCAGCTTTTTGGTGAACTACTTCACACAGCCCGATACGGGTGGGCTGACGGTGCAGGTTGCTGCGAAGTTGGTGTCTCTCTATTGGATGGGGGCGATGATCGGACGTTTCATCGGCTCGGCAATCCTGACGCTGATTCGTCCGGGCAAGTTGTTGGGAATTGTGGCGGTTCTAGCAACTCTGCTGGTGCTGACCTCGATGCTGACCTACGGGCACGTTGCTGTGTGGTCGATCCTGCTCGTTGGCCTATGTAACTCGATCATGTTTCCCACGATCTTTACTCTTGGCATCGCGGAACTCGGTCCACTAACCGGAAAAGGCTCCGGTCTTTTGGTGGCAGCAATCGTGGGCGGGGCCATTATCCCTGTGGCTGAAGGCGTATTGGCCGACCACATCGGCATCCATCATGCCTTTATCCTCCCGATTCTTTGTTACCTTTTCATCGTGTATTACGGATACAGAGGCTCAAAGCCTACTCGGACTGCGTGA
- the gpmI gene encoding 2,3-bisphosphoglycerate-independent phosphoglycerate mutase, protein MSKPIVLTILDGWGYRAETHGNAIAQARKPVYDRLLRDYPNTLLRASEHFVGLPDGQMGNSEVGHLNLGAGRIVRMDMTRIDTAIADGSFFTDPTLVRAYELAGQKGRALHLLGLLSDGGVHSHQRHLYALLRLAAQHKLTHVYVHAFMDGRDTMPSSGLGYLEELEQKFREYGVGRVASVSGRYYAMDRDLRWEKEKQAFDAIVTGQAEGGSYADPLARIRECYSNGITDEFIPPFTCLNGAGDPVALIRDEDICICFNYRADRVRQITRVLARNSGLTANGGSDLPKAAELDAEIPRNTVPRALHYVCMTQYDKNFKLPIVIPAESMDNLLANLMAQANLRNLRVAETEKYAHVTYFFNGGIEKPFPGEDRALVSSQKVATYDLAPEMSASGIADAVVKAVNDTAFDVIIVNFANADMVGHSGKMEPTIRAVETVDTQLGRIYQAIKQRGGSLLVTADHGNAEMLIDPATGGPHTAHTTNPVPFILVTDQSNEVSLREGGSLRDISPTVLGLLHLDQPNQMTGGDLRVRLA, encoded by the coding sequence ATGTCCAAACCAATTGTTCTTACTATCCTCGATGGATGGGGATATCGAGCTGAGACTCACGGGAATGCAATCGCCCAGGCACGCAAACCTGTCTACGATCGCCTCCTGCGTGATTACCCGAACACCCTGTTGCGTGCCAGCGAGCACTTCGTTGGCCTGCCGGACGGTCAGATGGGCAATTCGGAGGTTGGGCACCTGAACCTTGGTGCAGGGCGGATCGTCCGCATGGATATGACCCGTATTGACACAGCCATCGCGGACGGAAGCTTCTTTACCGATCCGACGCTTGTTCGTGCATATGAACTTGCAGGACAGAAAGGCCGTGCGCTGCATCTGCTTGGTCTCCTGTCAGACGGTGGCGTCCATTCTCATCAGCGTCATTTGTATGCGTTGCTCCGGCTGGCTGCGCAGCATAAGCTGACTCATGTCTATGTCCATGCATTTATGGATGGCCGCGATACGATGCCTTCGAGCGGCCTCGGTTACCTTGAAGAGCTCGAACAGAAGTTCCGCGAATATGGTGTAGGGAGAGTTGCGAGTGTGTCTGGTCGCTACTACGCAATGGACCGTGACCTGCGCTGGGAGAAGGAGAAGCAGGCCTTCGACGCCATCGTTACCGGTCAAGCTGAGGGGGGAAGCTATGCCGATCCGCTCGCTCGCATTCGTGAGTGCTACTCCAACGGTATTACGGACGAGTTTATTCCTCCCTTCACCTGTCTCAACGGAGCTGGGGATCCCGTCGCTCTAATTCGCGACGAGGATATCTGCATCTGCTTCAACTACCGAGCTGACCGTGTGCGTCAGATCACGCGTGTGCTGGCCCGCAACTCCGGCCTGACCGCCAACGGCGGGAGCGATCTCCCCAAGGCTGCCGAGCTTGACGCCGAGATCCCACGCAACACCGTCCCTCGCGCCCTTCACTACGTCTGCATGACGCAGTACGACAAGAACTTCAAGCTTCCCATTGTCATTCCTGCCGAATCGATGGACAACCTGCTTGCGAATCTCATGGCCCAGGCTAACCTGCGCAACCTCCGCGTAGCCGAGACGGAAAAGTACGCGCACGTTACCTATTTCTTTAATGGCGGTATTGAGAAGCCTTTTCCTGGAGAAGATCGCGCCCTTGTGTCATCGCAAAAGGTCGCGACCTACGATCTCGCTCCCGAAATGTCCGCTTCCGGCATCGCGGATGCTGTCGTGAAAGCGGTGAACGACACGGCCTTTGATGTCATTATCGTCAACTTCGCCAATGCGGATATGGTCGGACATTCAGGGAAGATGGAGCCAACGATTCGTGCGGTCGAGACGGTAGACACCCAGTTGGGGCGGATCTATCAGGCGATCAAGCAACGGGGAGGATCCCTGCTGGTTACCGCCGATCATGGAAACGCCGAGATGCTCATCGATCCCGCTACAGGTGGACCGCATACCGCGCATACCACCAACCCAGTGCCCTTCATCCTGGTTACGGATCAGAGCAACGAGGTCAGCCTCCGAGAAGGGGGCAGCCTGCGTGACATCTCTCCCACGGTGCTGGGCCTGCTGCACCTCGACCAGCCGAACCAGATGACAGGTGGAGACCTACGGGTTCGGCTGGCGTGA
- a CDS encoding rhodanese-like domain-containing protein — MLEPEISPDLFVQYRQQPPEQDMPRLVLLDVREPWEYQTAHLPDSLFMPMGDVPSRAHQELDPDDHIVVLCHHGLRSLNVAMWLRAQGFERAQSLAGGIDAFSRTIDPNLPRY, encoded by the coding sequence ATGTTGGAACCAGAAATCTCCCCAGACCTTTTCGTCCAATATCGACAGCAGCCGCCAGAGCAGGATATGCCCAGGCTTGTTCTCTTAGACGTGCGAGAGCCATGGGAATACCAGACAGCGCACCTGCCTGACTCGCTCTTCATGCCCATGGGCGACGTTCCTTCGAGGGCTCACCAGGAACTCGATCCGGACGACCACATCGTCGTGCTATGCCATCATGGACTACGCTCGCTAAATGTTGCCATGTGGCTGCGCGCTCAAGGGTTCGAGAGGGCACAATCGCTCGCAGGCGGTATCGACGCCTTCTCCCGCACGATCGATCCCAACCTTCCCCGTTACTAA
- a CDS encoding ATP-binding protein yields the protein MRLKTKLVLSAMGVTFAMVLVLSLLFLGELLRQRISQTALDNEVLAHEVLLMTRQAIETGLREQPPVDRSEEALQAAVVDALRSHDPLADTMNAIIRYSPTVQDVSVTNAHGLTLVSSDPDALDQPAATRTKLASVRDGSIWYQGREMFGSPHVLDIALPLDRNGRPFLVVHMGVRSSFLRAAYLPWLHAGLWFALGAALLSMLAAALLANAALRPIKRISEQLERLAKQDQEEIPQPQLKAQRNNSDAVIRVNRTIDRLGHQIRSTEAEYTALQANLNQMLDTLRDGVLLFTGDLRAVMVSDAVAHFINRHEEVLVGKSLEEIFAPDTVLGAAVFSAFTRETPIAVQTITLEDGRRIQLSVDRIGADRENGGEMATLLTLRDIESAIKLEQELEVSRRLVAIGRLTAGVGHEVKNPINAMVLHLELLRSKLYGKGEEAFGGAQRHVEILAGEMQRLDRVVQTLADFTRPMELHLGEHDLRRVLGTVVELTGAEMIENGVHVEFNVPVMPLMVRVDADLISQAVLNLLLNAMQAMPHGGKIHLLVRREGRSAIVEVVDDGEGIPAELLPRIFELYFTTKPEGSGIGLAMTYRILQMHGGAMEVRSSTSSIPESAPRGTTFTLRLPIASPVAGANVDEDTRMKSTPIQLERRV from the coding sequence ATGCGCTTGAAAACAAAACTTGTGCTGTCTGCAATGGGCGTGACCTTTGCGATGGTGCTGGTTTTGTCACTGCTGTTTCTTGGGGAATTACTGCGCCAGAGAATCTCACAGACGGCTTTGGACAACGAAGTGCTTGCGCATGAAGTTCTGTTGATGACAAGGCAGGCCATAGAGACTGGTTTGCGGGAGCAACCTCCTGTCGACCGGTCTGAAGAAGCTCTCCAGGCCGCGGTCGTGGATGCGCTACGGAGCCACGATCCGCTCGCGGATACGATGAATGCGATTATTCGCTATTCCCCCACAGTACAAGATGTAAGTGTTACGAATGCTCATGGATTGACCCTGGTAAGCTCCGATCCGGATGCGCTGGATCAACCGGCTGCTACACGCACGAAGCTTGCCAGCGTCCGCGATGGAAGCATCTGGTATCAAGGCCGCGAGATGTTCGGTAGCCCACATGTACTCGACATCGCCCTTCCGCTGGATAGGAACGGCAGGCCCTTTCTGGTGGTGCACATGGGAGTGCGATCGAGCTTCCTCCGTGCGGCCTATTTGCCCTGGCTGCATGCGGGATTGTGGTTTGCGCTTGGCGCAGCGCTGTTATCTATGTTGGCGGCGGCGTTGCTTGCCAACGCTGCGTTGCGGCCAATCAAACGTATTAGCGAGCAGCTTGAGCGTCTCGCGAAGCAAGATCAGGAAGAAATTCCTCAGCCTCAGCTCAAGGCACAACGCAACAACAGTGACGCGGTTATTCGGGTCAACCGGACAATCGATCGGTTAGGACATCAGATTCGCAGTACAGAGGCCGAGTACACTGCACTCCAGGCCAATCTGAATCAGATGCTCGATACGCTACGGGATGGTGTTCTGCTTTTCACGGGGGATCTGCGAGCCGTGATGGTATCGGACGCTGTGGCTCACTTCATCAATCGGCATGAAGAAGTCCTGGTTGGAAAGAGTCTTGAGGAAATCTTTGCACCCGACACGGTGCTTGGTGCGGCCGTATTCTCGGCTTTTACAAGAGAAACACCAATTGCAGTTCAGACCATTACTCTCGAGGACGGGCGCCGTATCCAGCTTTCTGTCGATCGAATCGGCGCTGATCGCGAGAATGGCGGTGAGATGGCGACCTTGTTGACGTTGCGGGACATTGAGTCAGCAATCAAGCTGGAACAGGAGCTTGAGGTTTCACGCAGATTGGTGGCCATCGGGCGTCTCACGGCGGGTGTTGGACACGAGGTAAAAAATCCAATCAACGCTATGGTTCTTCATCTGGAACTGCTGCGTAGCAAGCTCTATGGCAAAGGGGAAGAGGCGTTTGGGGGCGCACAGCGGCACGTCGAGATTCTGGCCGGAGAGATGCAGCGTCTGGACCGTGTGGTCCAGACGCTAGCCGATTTTACGCGTCCAATGGAACTTCATCTTGGGGAGCACGACCTTCGGAGGGTACTTGGCACTGTGGTGGAATTGACGGGAGCTGAGATGATCGAGAACGGCGTGCATGTAGAGTTTAATGTGCCTGTTATGCCGCTGATGGTAAGGGTTGACGCAGATCTGATTAGTCAGGCCGTATTGAACCTGCTGTTGAACGCGATGCAGGCCATGCCGCATGGTGGAAAAATCCATCTCCTGGTGCGGAGGGAAGGCAGGAGCGCAATTGTCGAAGTCGTTGATGATGGGGAAGGTATCCCCGCTGAACTTCTCCCACGCATCTTTGAGCTCTATTTCACAACAAAACCGGAAGGCAGCGGAATCGGGCTAGCCATGACGTACCGCATTTTGCAGATGCACGGCGGTGCGATGGAAGTACGATCAAGTACGAGCTCTATTCCCGAGTCAGCTCCACGAGGGACGACTTTTACATTGCGCCTTCCAATCGCTTCACCGGTTGCAGGTGCCAATGTGGATGAGGATACCCGGATGAAATCGACACCGATTCAACTGGAGAGACGGGTTTGA
- the secA gene encoding preprotein translocase subunit SecA codes for MLNSAISKVFGTSNERAVKRLRPLIEQINALEPTVLGLTDEELRAKTGEFRQRIAASIAAANVAEDDADALYAAEKAALDEILPEAFAVVREAGKRVVGMRHFDVQLVGGIVLHSGKIAEMKTGEGKTLVATLPCYLNALAGRGVHVVTVNDYLAKRDAEWMGKIYGFLGLTVGVIVHDLSDQQRREAYASDITYGTNNEFGFDYLRDNMKFELADQVQRGQYYCIVDEVDSILIDEARTPLIISGPTDQTTDKYARVNVIIPQLEIGELIETIDTKTWSGDFVIDEKTRSITVTDEGWEKIEKLLGIGNIADPENWDLKHHVETAIKAHNLYKRDVEYVVKDGEVIIVDEFTGRLMPGRRWSDGLHQAVEAKEGVAIRKEDQTLATITFQNYFRMYKKLSGMTGTAETEAAEFDKIYKLDIVVTPTNRQMLRIENSDVVYRTAKEKYFAVADEIARLHIEKQPVLVGTTSIEKSELLSEILKRKGVRHVVLNAKFHEKEAEIVAQAGRLGMVTIATNMAGRGTDILLGGNADFMARQELVKKSQARAVSAAEGAISPVAGPGMVRFYYSGQEFETNQAAWDAAISTHAAAAKVEHDAVVAAGGLHILGTERHESRRVDNQLRGRAGRQGDPGASRFYLSLEDDLMRIFAREWVSTLLQRLGMEEGVPIESRMISKRIESAQKAVETQNFESRKHILEYDDVMNKQREAVYGLRRQLMEGVDQKQLITDDYLSTLLSNILDENAPEKAHPDEWKSEALFTQLYDLFGAHLENELDLTQLSRHELGETIFEKLRARYDIKEQILGVQAMRYHERIVMLSVLDGLWKDHLLAMDHLKEGIGLRGYAQQDPLVAYKKESFEMFEGMMLRFQEDTVRHLFRMQIIGPDGTPIETAEQLAQAQTQGISQNSPHDPASQQRTPDILPPGAQRQPVPVPTRQPSTTIDALELEFQKKKKRELDLARSAGTPSTNGAAPRRSGEKVGRNDECPCGSGKKYKKCHGANEA; via the coding sequence TTGCTCAATTCAGCTATATCGAAGGTCTTTGGAACCAGCAACGAACGTGCCGTGAAACGTCTCCGGCCGCTCATCGAACAGATTAACGCCCTTGAGCCTACCGTCCTGGGGCTTACGGATGAAGAACTCCGCGCCAAAACGGGTGAATTCCGTCAACGGATCGCCGCCTCGATCGCTGCAGCCAACGTTGCGGAAGACGACGCCGACGCGCTTTATGCTGCGGAAAAGGCTGCTTTGGACGAGATTCTTCCCGAAGCCTTTGCCGTCGTCCGCGAGGCTGGAAAACGCGTCGTCGGGATGCGTCACTTCGACGTTCAGTTGGTAGGAGGCATCGTCCTTCACTCTGGCAAGATCGCCGAGATGAAGACCGGCGAAGGAAAGACGCTGGTCGCCACACTTCCATGCTACCTGAATGCTTTGGCTGGAAGGGGCGTTCATGTTGTCACTGTCAACGACTACCTGGCCAAACGCGACGCAGAGTGGATGGGCAAGATCTATGGTTTTCTGGGCCTAACTGTCGGCGTCATCGTGCATGATCTCTCCGACCAGCAGCGCCGCGAAGCCTACGCCTCCGATATCACCTATGGAACGAACAACGAGTTCGGTTTCGACTATCTGCGCGACAACATGAAGTTTGAGCTTGCCGATCAGGTTCAGCGTGGCCAGTACTACTGCATCGTGGACGAAGTCGATTCGATTCTCATCGACGAGGCCCGCACCCCACTCATCATCAGCGGACCGACCGATCAAACCACGGACAAGTACGCTCGCGTCAACGTCATCATTCCGCAACTTGAAATCGGCGAACTTATTGAAACAATCGACACCAAGACCTGGAGCGGCGATTTCGTCATCGACGAGAAGACTCGCTCCATTACGGTCACCGACGAGGGTTGGGAGAAGATCGAGAAACTTCTTGGCATTGGCAACATCGCCGATCCGGAAAACTGGGACCTGAAGCACCACGTCGAGACTGCCATCAAAGCGCACAATCTCTACAAGAGGGATGTGGAGTATGTCGTGAAGGACGGCGAAGTCATCATTGTCGATGAGTTCACGGGTCGTCTCATGCCCGGCCGACGCTGGTCCGACGGCCTTCACCAGGCGGTCGAAGCAAAGGAAGGCGTCGCCATCCGCAAGGAAGATCAGACCCTCGCGACGATTACCTTCCAGAACTACTTCCGCATGTATAAGAAGCTCTCCGGCATGACCGGAACCGCTGAAACAGAAGCTGCGGAGTTCGACAAGATCTATAAGTTGGATATTGTCGTAACCCCCACGAACCGTCAGATGCTTCGTATCGAGAACTCCGATGTCGTCTACCGTACGGCGAAAGAGAAATACTTCGCCGTCGCCGACGAGATCGCGCGGCTTCATATAGAAAAGCAGCCAGTTCTAGTCGGAACCACCTCGATTGAAAAATCCGAGCTGCTCAGCGAGATACTTAAGCGCAAGGGAGTTCGCCACGTCGTCCTCAACGCCAAGTTCCACGAGAAGGAAGCAGAGATCGTCGCCCAGGCAGGACGCCTCGGCATGGTCACCATCGCCACCAACATGGCAGGTCGCGGTACCGATATTCTGCTGGGCGGCAACGCCGACTTCATGGCTCGGCAGGAGCTCGTCAAGAAATCTCAGGCACGCGCAGTATCTGCTGCCGAAGGAGCAATTTCACCCGTAGCCGGCCCCGGGATGGTTCGCTTCTATTACTCCGGACAGGAGTTCGAGACCAATCAGGCTGCATGGGATGCAGCCATCTCCACCCATGCCGCCGCGGCCAAGGTTGAACACGATGCCGTAGTCGCCGCTGGTGGCCTACATATCCTCGGGACCGAACGACACGAGTCTCGCCGCGTTGACAACCAGCTCCGAGGGCGAGCAGGACGCCAAGGCGACCCCGGAGCGTCCCGGTTTTACCTCTCACTCGAAGACGACCTGATGCGCATCTTTGCGCGTGAGTGGGTCTCCACCTTGCTCCAGCGTCTTGGTATGGAGGAGGGCGTACCTATCGAGAGCCGCATGATCTCGAAGCGCATCGAGTCGGCGCAGAAGGCCGTCGAAACCCAGAACTTCGAGTCTCGCAAACACATCCTCGAGTACGACGATGTCATGAATAAGCAGCGCGAGGCGGTTTATGGCCTCCGCAGACAGCTCATGGAGGGAGTCGACCAGAAGCAGCTCATCACGGACGACTACCTCTCCACCCTCCTGAGCAACATCCTTGACGAAAACGCGCCGGAAAAGGCCCACCCAGACGAGTGGAAGAGCGAAGCACTCTTCACTCAACTCTACGACCTCTTTGGAGCCCATCTCGAAAATGAACTAGACCTTACCCAGCTCAGCCGGCACGAGTTGGGCGAGACAATCTTTGAGAAGCTCCGCGCTCGTTACGACATCAAAGAACAGATTCTTGGCGTACAGGCGATGCGCTACCACGAACGGATTGTCATGCTCTCCGTACTGGACGGCCTGTGGAAGGATCACCTCCTCGCCATGGACCACCTGAAGGAAGGCATTGGGTTACGCGGTTACGCTCAACAGGATCCTCTGGTCGCCTATAAGAAAGAGTCCTTCGAGATGTTTGAGGGCATGATGCTCCGTTTCCAGGAAGACACCGTTCGTCATCTCTTCCGCATGCAGATCATCGGTCCGGATGGAACGCCTATCGAAACCGCTGAGCAGCTCGCTCAGGCACAGACGCAAGGGATTTCGCAGAATAGCCCGCACGATCCTGCCAGCCAACAGCGGACTCCAGATATTCTGCCGCCAGGTGCGCAGCGTCAGCCCGTACCTGTTCCTACCCGGCAGCCATCAACCACCATCGATGCCCTTGAGCTCGAATTTCAAAAGAAGAAGAAGCGCGAACTTGATCTGGCCCGTTCTGCTGGCACACCAAGCACCAACGGCGCAGCCCCCCGTCGCAGTGGCGAGAAGGTAGGCCGGAATGATGAGTGCCCTTGCGGTTCCGGTAAGAAGTACAAAAAATGCCACGGGGCCAACGAAGCATAA
- a CDS encoding sigma-54-dependent transcriptional regulator, which yields MLEKVLIVEDEMNARTGLTELVESWGYRTECAADGAEGFEKILQWSPAIVVTDLMMPRMDGMELLSRIMELPQRVSVVMLTAQGSIESAVEAMRMGAYDYIPKPVEPVRLKTILQNAIRQREADVELEVTRRQLRDTGVLGPLVGNSQEMKAIFSLIERVAPSNVSVLVTGESGTGKELVARALHDLSSRRNKPFVAVNCAAIPETLIESEIFGHEKGAFTGAVERRAGCFELAEEGTLLLDEIGEMPAATQAKLLRVLEDRKLRRLGSKVETPVDVRVVAATNKNPQEAVANGELRGDLFYRLNVFNIQMPPLRAHRDDVKPIAEKMIDLMNERHHCTVSGMTDALLTRLTAYAWPGNVRELRNTIERATILAGSGLLGTEHLPPHFGEPGFAPAAHGGSQRAGHYAATQQLYSDDNAVRVQVGTTVDEAEKQLILRTLLSTHNNKTKAAEILGISSKTLQNKLKEYNATTSGTE from the coding sequence TTGTTAGAAAAAGTTTTGATTGTCGAAGATGAAATGAATGCACGGACAGGTCTGACGGAGCTGGTAGAGTCCTGGGGCTATCGGACGGAGTGCGCCGCAGACGGCGCGGAGGGGTTTGAGAAGATTTTACAGTGGTCGCCTGCGATCGTTGTGACTGACCTGATGATGCCCCGCATGGATGGCATGGAGCTGCTCAGTCGGATCATGGAGCTGCCACAGCGCGTATCGGTCGTCATGCTGACGGCTCAGGGATCGATCGAATCGGCCGTGGAAGCGATGCGGATGGGTGCATATGACTACATCCCCAAACCTGTCGAACCGGTACGCCTTAAGACCATCCTTCAAAATGCCATCCGACAGCGTGAGGCTGATGTTGAGCTGGAGGTAACGCGACGGCAACTGCGCGACACGGGGGTATTGGGGCCGTTGGTGGGGAATTCGCAGGAGATGAAGGCAATCTTTTCCTTGATCGAAAGGGTTGCTCCGTCGAATGTCTCAGTGCTTGTGACGGGAGAGAGTGGAACCGGAAAAGAACTGGTGGCGCGTGCGCTGCATGATCTGAGTTCACGGCGGAATAAGCCATTTGTAGCTGTGAACTGTGCAGCCATCCCGGAGACACTGATCGAAAGCGAGATATTTGGCCATGAGAAGGGAGCTTTTACTGGCGCAGTAGAACGGAGAGCCGGTTGCTTCGAACTCGCAGAGGAAGGAACCCTGCTGCTGGATGAAATTGGCGAAATGCCTGCCGCGACACAGGCAAAGTTGCTGCGTGTACTCGAAGACAGAAAGTTGAGGCGGCTGGGAAGCAAAGTAGAGACACCCGTCGATGTACGAGTCGTCGCGGCGACGAATAAAAACCCGCAAGAGGCAGTGGCGAATGGAGAACTCCGCGGCGACCTATTTTACCGCCTGAATGTTTTCAATATTCAGATGCCACCCCTGCGAGCGCATCGTGACGACGTGAAGCCTATCGCGGAAAAGATGATTGACTTGATGAACGAGCGGCACCATTGCACGGTATCAGGCATGACGGATGCATTACTGACACGGCTTACGGCATATGCATGGCCCGGAAATGTGCGCGAGCTGCGGAATACGATCGAGCGTGCGACTATTCTGGCGGGGAGCGGACTTCTGGGGACCGAACACCTGCCTCCGCACTTCGGCGAACCTGGCTTTGCTCCAGCAGCGCATGGAGGTTCGCAGAGAGCGGGGCACTATGCGGCTACGCAGCAACTCTATAGTGATGACAACGCTGTGCGTGTGCAGGTTGGGACGACTGTCGATGAGGCGGAAAAGCAGCTTATTCTACGAACCCTGCTTTCTACGCACAACAACAAGACAAAGGCGGCTGAGATTTTGGGAATCAGCTCCAAGACCTTACAGAATAAACTGAAAGAGTACAACGCAACTACAAGCGGAACCGAATAA
- a CDS encoding GH12 family glycosyl hydrolase domain-containing protein has protein sequence MFKRSFLFRMLACAALLAPPAAFAQTTVFGPYWEWPNTFVSNKSIVFTPGLGSNPQWYESFKVPSGNLYGYPASIRGYHYGYNPAGDNLFPKKMSTISHIPAAFSYASTQVSGGTTLKGDFTYDMFLRYDNGTSGNNVNPQLEVMVWGGNASYPISSAGSPIASGVYSADGWTWDLYYGYNSAAGYPTYSFLPHRTTVPSSLPATGHINVDLRAFFTVLKNLNPGYYNEGMYLDVVEAGCEITQGDGSVQTTYFTVDAY, from the coding sequence ATGTTCAAACGATCCTTTCTCTTCCGTATGCTCGCCTGCGCGGCTTTGCTTGCACCCCCCGCTGCCTTCGCGCAAACCACCGTCTTCGGCCCCTATTGGGAGTGGCCCAACACGTTTGTGAGTAATAAAAGCATCGTCTTTACCCCGGGCCTCGGCTCCAACCCGCAGTGGTACGAGTCGTTCAAGGTCCCCAGCGGCAATCTATATGGTTACCCTGCAAGCATTCGCGGCTACCATTACGGCTACAACCCCGCAGGAGACAACCTCTTTCCCAAAAAAATGAGCACAATTTCTCACATTCCCGCAGCCTTCTCCTACGCCTCCACCCAGGTCAGCGGGGGCACCACGCTCAAGGGAGACTTTACATACGACATGTTCTTGCGGTACGACAACGGGACCTCCGGAAACAACGTGAACCCGCAGCTCGAAGTGATGGTCTGGGGAGGAAATGCCTCATATCCAATCTCCAGCGCCGGCAGCCCGATTGCTTCCGGGGTCTACTCAGCCGATGGCTGGACCTGGGATCTCTACTACGGCTATAACAGCGCGGCTGGCTACCCCACCTACTCTTTCTTACCCCACCGCACGACCGTACCATCCTCGCTGCCTGCGACCGGACACATCAACGTGGATCTCCGAGCATTTTTCACCGTGCTTAAGAACCTGAACCCCGGCTACTACAACGAAGGAATGTATCTAGATGTAGTTGAGGCCGGCTGTGAGATTACCCAGGGCGACGGTTCCGTCCAAACCACTTACTTCACCGTAGACGCCTACTAG